A genomic stretch from Erigeron canadensis isolate Cc75 chromosome 9, C_canadensis_v1, whole genome shotgun sequence includes:
- the LOC122583917 gene encoding ankyrin repeat-containing protein At5g02620-like yields MGEQSDNPSLETLKLEPISTPTLNPESTLEATHTPTQDSEPEPHVSTEPNPEPEPIPQTETEQEPEPILTSHPQTETTSELEPTSTVTPNSDSALASQPETTHAQTHETQPEPHVSLEPEPEPITQTEIEHEPGPIPTTQIQIETTSQLEPTPTLAPATPTPQPQTETNVEPEPAYRPNIELLSDDRRTEYINLCVPLYKASIKGDWVAAEVILRSHKHLVRCAITENWETPLHVAASAESNTKSTSFVQNLVNMMLENELLLKNKGGDTPLNLAAAAGNVEIAKIMVRKNSLLPNIPNKSNMMPLYTAALFRNLQMVTYLYEVSVKMSDPCWEHQYKVWVFIKCVEADFFDIALQMLRDNPQIAEGGGGLGALAEKPDAFIEIKPNIISRLVNSVTCGKLGSATRECKALELLRQIWTNIEKMPKTKIDAILRGPELVINKKRTSKYPSRILFVAAEMGNINFLVELINRYPDLIWKQNDDKQSIFHVAVYHRRESIYNLLHEIGSIKALIYPMRDREDNNMLHLAGNIASKNRLEDVSGVAFQMQRELLWFKEVESKIPPYYTERRNQKGKTPRDLFTETHKELVYEGEKWMKGTASKCMVVAALIATIVFGVAYTIPGGYDQTNGFPKFRDNAPFIVFVMLDAISLILSSTSILVFLSILTSRYAQDDFIESLPKKLMLGLSMLFLSIVTMMIAFSVSFFVLYDHRYYLIIAGCISILALVPIISYVVLHFPLLEDMYHSTYGSKSLFKPKKQMLYYTNPSV; encoded by the exons ATGGGTGAACAAAGTGATAATCCGTCACTAGAGACGCTCAAACTAGAACCAATATCAACACCAACTCTGAATCCAGAATCGACATTAGAAGCCACACATACACCAACTCAAGACTCAGAACCAGAACCACATGTATCAACAGAGCCCAATCCCGAGCCTGAGCCAATACCACAAACAGAAACAGAACAGGAACCAGAGCCTATACTAACCTCACATCCTCAAACAGAAACAACATCAGAACTAGAACCAACATCAACAGTAACTCCAAATTCAGATTCGGCATTGGCCTCACAACCTGAAACCACACATGCACAAACACACGAGACACAACCAGAACCACATGTATCGTTAGAGCCTGAGCCCGAGCCGATAACTCAAACAGAAATAGAACACGAACCGGGGCCTATACCAACAACACAAATACAAATAGAAACAACATCTCAACTAGAACCAACACCAACACTAGCACCAGCAACACCAACTCCACAACCTCAAACAGAAACGAATGTAGAACCAGAGCCGGCATATCGACCAAATATAGAACTACTTTCTG ATGACAGAAGAACCGAGTACATCAATCTCTGTGTTCCTCTGTATAAGGCATCAATTAAAGGAGATTGGGTAGCCGCGGAAGTCATCCTTCGATCCCACAAACATCTGGTACGGTGTGCTATCACTGAAAACTGGGAAACACCACTCCATGTTGCTGCATCAGCTGAAAGCAATACCAAAAGCACGAGTTTCGTGCAAAATCTTGTGAATATGATGCTTGAGAATGAGTTGCTGCTTAAAAATAAAGGCGGTGATACTCCCCTTAATTTGGCAGCTGCAGCTGGAAACGTCGAAATCGCAAAGATAATGGTGCGAAAGAACAGTCTCCTGCCAAATATTCCTAACAAAAGTAATATGATGCCTCTTTATACCGCGGCTTTATTTAGAAACCTTCAAATGGTGACTTATCTCTACGAAGTATCCGTAAAAATGAGTGATCCTTGTTGGGAACATCAATATAAGGTCTGGGTTTTCATCAAATGCGTTGAAGCTGATTTCTTTG ATATTGCTTTACAAATGTTAAGAGACAACCCTCAAATTGCTGAAGGCGGGGGTGGACTTGGTGCTTTAGCTGAGAAGCCGGACGcttttatagaaataaaaccaaatatcaTATCGAGATTAGTCAATTCAG TAACCTGTGGCAAGTTGGGATCTGCTACAAGGGAATGTAAAGCCTTGGAATTGTTAAGACAAATTTGGACAAATATTGAGAAAATGCCAAAGACTAAAATAGATGCAATATTGAGAGGCCCTGAGTTAGTGATTAATAAAAAGAGGACATCTAAATACCCATCTCGAATACTTTTTGTTGCTGCGGAAATGGGCAACATCAACTTTTTGGTTGAGCTCATCAATAGATATCCTGACCTTATATGGAAGCAAAATGATGATAAACAGAGTATCTTTCACGTTGCTGTCTATCATCGTCGTGAGAGTATCTATAATCTTTTACACGAGATAGGCTCAATAAAGGCTCTTATATATCCTATGAGAGACAGAGAAGATAATAATATGCTGCATTTAGCTGGAAATATTGCAAGCAAAAACCGTCTTGAGGATGTGTCTGGGGTAGCTTTTCAAATGCAACGTGAACTATTATGGTTTAAG GAAGTCGAGTCTAAGATACCTCCTTATTACACAGAACGAAGAAACCAAAAAGGCAAAACGCCACGTGATCTATTTACTGAAACCCACAAAGAATTAGTTTATGAAGGTGAGAAATGGATGAAAGGAACAGCTAGTAAATGCATGGTGGTGGCTGCACTTATCGCCACTATAGTGTTTGGAGTCGCTTATACAATTCCCGGGGGATATGACCAAACTAATGGTTTTCCTAAGTTCCGTGACAATGCACCCTTCATAGTGTTTGTTATGTTAGATGCCATTTCATTAATCTTGTCTTCCACTTCAATCCTCGTATTTTTATCAATTCTCACTTCGCGTTATGCTCAAGATGATTTTATAGAGTCACTTCCCAAAAAACTAATGCTAGGTCTATCAATGCTTTTCCTCTCCATAGTAACCATGATGATTGCTTTTAGTGTCAGTTTCTTCGTGCTATACGATCATAGGTACTATCTCATTATAGCAGGTTGCATTAGCATACTTGCTCTTGTACCTATCATTTCATATGTCGTGCTACACTTTCCTCTTCTGGAGGACATGTATCATTCAACATATGGGTCGAAATCTCTCTTTAAGCCAAAGAAACAAATGCTTTACTATACAAATCCAAGCGTTTAG
- the LOC122583696 gene encoding uncharacterized protein LOC122583696, translated as MTSTIPSLERLQIPLEEVVKATNNFDDNYVIGKGDFGKVYRGQLLVSGEMVNIAARRLDPKRRRQGDVEFWTEISVLSSLKHENIASLIGFCDENGEKIIINKDEATRGSLSMYLSDPTTLTWIQRLKICVGVARALRYIRNSEGRGYSVIHRNINSFTVLLDDNLDAKLSGFEYSIKQSVDRMDRVVLSDAIAPKGYKDPSILKTGGVSHKSDIYSFGVVLCEMLCGRKAFIPDAENRFLAILFRIQYEKRSLNDIILPDLRHQMTQKSLTEISRAAYCCLKENRLQRPKMDDIVIELEKALELEILIKELKHLKIPLSNIMSATENFSEACRIRDTGHYDLYKAELEHFDEENFSSKEGKNKGELPRLSNTVFINRFHQSDNDDSNIGQHMFYTGIKMLDTCKHPNIVKLLGFCDEGSEMILVIENLCNGYLDECLRNTEMMHTLTWAKRLKICLDVANALNYIHYEMEDNMMIIHRDIKSPYIAMDEKWGSKIIDFGLSVLLPPYQVDEGLNQNTYGGTPCYADPEYTTTGKVKREIDVYSFGVVLFEVLCGRPAYDPIYLKESNEGLAVVARRWFQDGTPLMEMIDPILKEQSDENNFIIKKGPNKYSLEKFVKLAHECIAENQDQRPTMKVVVKELQEALLFEDEQLDVVHVADEVEELMELKPASEENFIEHLKIPLIDIVLATDNFSPSCQIRAELTYNLYRGNTDYLYIEEECNTVVIKRFLLSEDDIGEEKFFTEIKMLTTCNHPNIVKLIGICDEGSEMILVVEHPSNGYLYDYLWYEANDKRHILTWATRLKICLDVANALNYLHTEMDDKMMIIHRDIKSANIAFDENWEAKIVDFRVSVFLPPNQEEDALRHSFFIGTPEYMDPIYRKTGKLKRESDVYSFGVVLLEILCGKLANDPAVYLKESEQELAFEARQCFREGTLAEMIDPILKEQKGENSFILKRGPNKVSLEKFIKIAHECIAETQDERPKMEVVVKELQEALFFEENKDEPIISLEVIKLATENFDDKNYIGGGGFGKVYKGKVPHGDGLNTIVVKRLDTRPGQGEQLFRTELQILFEYKHENIISLVGYCNEEDEKIIVFEHASRGSLDGYLKDIRLTWIKRLNICIDVATALAFLHGGAGKQAIVIHRDIKPANILLDAEWNAKLAALGLSLISAINQETDYAIEHPCGTTGYLDPLYLKSGFLTKESDIYSLGVVLFEIMCGKSTFEIYKRNGQRQHLSGFIKEAFKKGKGKLDDLVFKALKDQIVPEALTAFQAIAYRCLHDDRKERPTATEVLEQLKKAREFQISGSIEVAAHCMEVQLNI; from the exons AATATTGCTGCTCGAAGACTAGATCCAAAGCGTCGACGACAGGGAGATGTTGAGTTCTGGACCGAGATTTCTGTACTTTCTAGTCTAAAGCATGAAAATATAGCATCTTTGATCGGGTTTTGTGACGAGAATGGCGAGAAGATCATCATAAACAAGGATGAGGCCACCAGAGGAAGTCTCTCGATGTATCTTAGCGACCCGACAACCCTCACATGGATTCAAAGATTGAAAATATGTGTTGGCGTTGCGCGTGCATTGAGATACATCCGAAATAGTGAAGGGCGAGGTTATAGTGTCATACACCGTAACATCAACAGCTTCACAGTTTTATTAGATGATAACTTGGATGCCAAGTTATCTGGTTTTGAATATTCTATCAAACAATCAGTAGATAGAATGGACCGGGTTGTCCTTTCAGACGCTATTGCCCCAAAAGGGTATAAAGACCCATCGATTTTAAAAACGGGAGGTGTGAGTCACAAGTCAGATATCTACTCATTTGGAGTGGTTTTATGTGAGATGTTATGTGGGAGGAAAGCTTTTATTCCAGATGCGGAAAATAGATTTTTAGCTATATTGTTTAGAATTCAATATGAAAAGAGATCATTGAATGATATAATCCTTCCCGATCTACGGCATCAAATGACTCAGAAATCACTCACCGAGATCTCCAGAGCAGCATATTGTTGCTTAAAGGAGAACAGATTACAACGTCCAAAAATGGATGATATTGTCATTGAACTTGAGAAAGCattggaacttgaaattttG ATAAAAGAATTGAAGCACTTGAAGATTCCCCTCAGTAATATAATGTCGGCTACTGAAAACTTTTCTGAGGCATGCCGTATAAGGGATACCGGACACTATGACTTATACAAAGCAGAACTTGAGCATTTTGACGAAGAAAATTTTTCTAGCAAAGAAGGGAAAAATAAAGGTGAACTACCCAGGTTAAGCAACACTGTCTTTATAAACCGCTTCCACCAAAGTGACAACGACGACTCTAACATAGGACAACACATGTTCTATACGGGAATTAAAATGCTCGACACTTGCAAGCATCCAAACATAGTCAAACTACTTGGATTTTGTGATGAAGGTTCTGAGATGATCCTTGTCATTGAGAATCTTTGTAATGGATACCTTGACGAGTGTTTAAGAAACACCGAGATGATGCATACTCTTACGTGGGCAAAACGTTTGAAAATTTGCCTCGATGTTGCAAATGCATTGAATTACATTCACTATGAGATGGAGGACAACATGATGATAATACACCGTGATATAAAAAGCCCCTACATCGCAATGGACGAGAAGTGGGGTTCAAAAATTATTGACTTCGGGTTGTCAGTGCTCCTGCCACCGTATCAAGTTGACGAAGGTCTCAATCAAAATACTTATGGTGGCACTCCTTGTTACGCTGATCCAGAATATACAACGACCGGTAAGGTGAAACGAGAAATAGATGTATATAGTTTCGGGGTAGTTTTATTTGAAGTCCTATGTGGGCGACCGGCTTATGACCCAATATACCTCAAGGAGAGTAACGAAGGTCTGGCGGTTGTGGCACGACGATGGTTCCAAGATGGAACACCACTAATGGAAATGATAGATCCCATATTGAAGGAACAAAGTGATGAAAACAACTTTATTATCAAAAAAGGACCCAACAAATATTCTTTGGAAAAATTTGTAAAACTTGCACACGAGTGCATAGCAGAAAATCAAGACCAACGTCCAACAATGAAAGTAGTCGTCAAAGAGCTTCAAGAAGCCTTATTGTTTGAG GATGAACAGTTAGACGTGGTGCATGTTGCCGATGAAGTTGAAGAATTGATGGAACTTAAACCAGCAAGTGAAGAAAATTTC ATAGAACACTTGAAGATTCCCCTCATTGATATAGTGTTGGCCACCGATAACTTTTCCCCATCATGCCAAATACGGGCTGAACTAACCTATAACTTATATAGAGGAAATACCGATTATCTTTACATCGAAGAAGAATGCAACACAGTAGTTATAAAACGCTTCCTTCTAAGCGAAGACGACATAGGAGAAGAAAAGTTCTTTACAGAAATTAAAATGCTTACCACTTGCAACCATCCAAACATAGTCAAACTAATTGGCATTTGCGATGAAGGTTCCGAGATGATCCTTGTCGTTGAGCATCCTTCTAATGGATACCTATATGATTATTTGTGGTATGAAGCCAACGACAAGAGGCATATTCTTACATGGGCAACACGGTTGAAAATCTGCCTCGATGTGGCAAATGCATTGAATTACCTTCATACGGAGATGGATGACAAAATGATGATAATACACCGTGATATAAAGAGTGCCAACATTGCATTCGATGAAAATTGGGAGGCAAAAATTGTTGACTTTCGGGTCTCGGTATTCCTGCCTCCGAATCAAGAGGAAGACGCTCTCCGTCACAGTTTTTTTATTGGCACTCCCGAGTATATGGACCCAATATACAGGAAGACTGGTAAGCTGAAAAGAGAATCAGATGTATATAGTTTTGGAGTAGTTTTGCTTGAAATCTTATGTGGGAAGTTAGCTAATGACCCAGCTGTATACTTAAAAGAGAGTGAGCAAGAACTAGCGTTTGAGGCGCGACAATGCTTTCGAGAGGGAACGCTAGCGGAAATGATAGATCCCATATTAAAGGAACAAAAGGGTGAAAATAGCTTCATTCTAAAAAGAGGACCAAACAAAGTTTCtttggaaaaatttataaaaattgcaCACGAGTGCATAGCAGAAACTCAGGACGAACGCCCAAAGATGGAAGTGGTTGTCAAAGAGCTTCAGGAAGCCTTATTCTTCGAG GAAAACAAGGACGAACCCATAATTTCACTTGAAGTCATTAAACTGGCCACGGAAAACTTTGATGACAAGAATTACATTGGTGGAGGAGGATTTGGGAAAGTTTATAAAGGAAAAGTTCCTCATGGTGACGGGCTCAACACTATTGTTGTGAAGCGATTGGATACAAGGCCTGGTCAAGGGGAACAACTATTTAGGACCGAGCTCCAAATTCTGTTTGAGTATAAACATGAGAATATCATCTCTCTTGTAGGATATTGTaacgaagaagatgaaaaaaTCATTGTTTTCGAGCATGCTTCTCGAGGAAGCCTTGATGGGTATCTGAAAGACATTCGTCTTACATGGATAAAACGGcttaatatatgtattgatgTTGCAACTGCGCTAGCTTTCCTTCATGGAGGAGCTGGGAAACAAGCAATTGTGATACATAGGGATATCAAACCTGCTAACATTCTACTAGATGCTGAGTGGAATGCAAAACTTGCTGCTTTGGGACTTTCCTTGATAAGTGCTATAAATCAGGAAACAGACTATGCAATTGAACATCCATGTGGCACGACGGGCTACTTGGACCCCCTTTACTTAAAATCAGGTTTCTTAACCAAAGAATCTGATATTTATTCATTGGGGGTGGTTTTGTTTGAGATCATGTGTGGCAAATCAACGTTTGAGATCTATAAACGTAATGGTCAGCGTCAGCATCTATCAGGTTTCATCAAAGAGGCCTtcaaaaaaggaaaaggaaaactAGATGACTTGGTATTTAAGGCTCTAAAGGATCAGATTGTGCCGGAAGCATTGACTGCATTTCAAGCTATTGCCTACCGGTGCTTACATGATGACAGAAAAGAACGACCAACAGCAACAGAAGTTCTAGAACAACTTAAGAAGGCTCGGGAATTCCAA ATTTCTGGATCAATTGAGGTAGCTGCTCATTGTATGGAAGTTCAACTCAACATTTGA